One window of the Rosa rugosa chromosome 3, drRosRugo1.1, whole genome shotgun sequence genome contains the following:
- the LOC133740635 gene encoding B3 domain-containing transcription factor ABI3: MDGVQVQVHGNHHQDLHGEDHHSQHLVGKEVMRNDFGEEGDAADLWLDNEQDSLLADVNDGTASIFCNDFPPLPDFPCMSSSSSSSSTRVPVKTVSSSSSASSSSSAASWAVLKSDAEDNNNYHSQDYQQQQDNNNNYYSRNDSADAHPAGALSSTASMEISQPSDLGMECMDMMETFGYIDLFEGNELFDPSSIFQNENPMMDQFQAQEQPPQEQMHADNQTSHPQENMTMGDQSNKVPEDDMASVFLEWLRSNRETVSAEDLRSVKIKKSTIECAARRLGGGKEAMKQLLKLVLEWVQTNHLQKRRGTKDSGIQQYAVDPFQNAIPNPNPSLNPTQNPPISSPWMASPQYDAAAPILVPTPSQAGYPSTPMMGFMGQDPFGNGPGYQQPNSDQYQHQMLETAPTWPPSSPFMGNNYGSFPDSNIQLAPPQHQQPLSGYGGQYGQYQYFQGQSGEPQLVRLGSSATKEARKKRMQRQRRTLSHHHGRHHGHQQNQHPNQMPDQRLVGNADHNCTTAAMSNPAASNWFYWPTTAAGGPAPAASLAMMQTMAPEAAPPVLPVDRPASQGQNYNPGRINTQERRQGWKPENKNLRFLLQKVLKQSDVGNLGRIVLPKKEAETHLPELEARDGISIAMEDIGTSRVWNMRYRYWPNNKSRMYLLENTGDFVRANGLQEGDFIVIYSDVKCNKYMIRGVKVRQAGTKSETKRPGKSQRNQHASTPSGNNGSSSKKQ; encoded by the exons ATGGATGGAGTGCAAGTTCAAGTCCACGGCAACCACCACCAAGATCTGCATGGAGAGGATCACCACAGCCAGCATCTCGTCGGCAAAGAAGTGATGCGGAACGATTTCGGAGAAGAAGGTGACGCCGCTGATCTATGGCTTGATAATGAGCAAGATTCTCTTCTCGCTGACGTCAACGACGGAACTGCTTCCATCTTCTGCAATGACTTCCCTCCTCTGCCTGACTTCCCTTGCAtgtcatcctcttcttcttcgtcttcgacTCGGGTGCCGGTGAAGACCGTGTCGTCGTCTTCCTCGGCATCTTCGTCTTCTTCCGCGGCTTCCTGGGCGGTTCTCAAATCAGATGCGGAGGATAATAACAATTATCATTCTCAAGATTATCAGCAGCAACAagacaacaacaacaattacTACTCTCGTAACGATTCGGCTGATGCACATCCGGCGGGGGCGTTGTCCTCCACCGCCTCGATGGAGATCTCTCAGCCGTCGGATCTCGGAATGGAGTGCATGGACATGATGGAGACTTTCGGGTACATAGATCTGTTCGAAGGCAACGAGTTGTTCGACCCGTCTTCCATTTTCCAAAACGAGAATCCAATGATGGACCAGTTCCAAGCGCAGGAGCAACCTCCTCAGGAACAGATGCATGCAGACAATCAAACCTCACACCCACAAGAGAACATGACCATGGGAGATCAGAGCAACAAGGTTCCGGAGGACGACATGGCGTCTGTGTTCTTGGAGTGGCTGAGGTCAAACCGAGAGACGGTTTCAGCCGAGGATTTGAGGAGCGTGAAGATCAAGAAGTCAACAATCGAGTGCGCCGCGAGGCGTTTGGGTGGAGGCAAAGAGGCGATGAAGCAGTTACTCAAACTGGTGCTTGAGTGGGTTCAAACTAACCATCTCCAAAAGAGGCGCGGTACTAAAGACTCGGGGATACAACAGTATGCAGTAGACCCATTTCAAAACGCCatccctaaccctaaccctagtcTTAACCCTACACAAAATCCTCCCATATCATCGCCGTGGATGGCGTCTCCCCAGTATGATGCAGCGGCGCCCATTTTAGTCCCGACTCCGTCGCAGGCGGGTTATCCGTCAACTCCGATGATGGGGTTTATGGGTCAGGACCCTTTTGGAAACGGGCCGGGTTACCAGCAACCAAATTCAGATCAATACCAGCATCAAATGCTAGAGACTGCACCAACCTGGCCGCCTTCATCTCCATTTATGGGCAACAATTATGGATCTTTCCCGGATAGTAATATCCAACTAGCACCTCCTCAGCATCAGCAACCGCTTTCCGGTTACGGAGGGCAGTATGGTCAGTATCAATATTTTCAAGGGCAATCAGGTGAGCCGCAGCTGGTGAGGTTAGGGTCTTCGGCAACTAAAGAGGCTAGGAAGAAGAGGATGCAAAGGCAGAGAAGGACTTTGTCACACCACCATGGAAGGCATCATGGACACCAACAGAATCAGCATCCTAATCAAATGCCGGATCAAAGGCTAGTTGGGAACGCCGATCACAATTGCACTACTGCCGCAATGAGCAATCCGGCTGCTTCTAACTGGTTTTATTGGCCCACCACGGCGGCTGGTGGTCCTGCTCCTGCAGCCTCACTGGCAATGATGCAAACGATGGCTCCCGAGGCAGCACCACCGGTGCTTCCAGTTGATCGTCCGGCCAGTCAAGGGCAGAATTATAATCCGGGCCGGATTAATACACAGGAAAGGAGACAG GGATGGAAACCTGAGAATAAGAATTTGAGGTTCCTTCTTCAGAAAGTGTTGAAGCAAAGTGATGTGGGCAATCTTGGAAGAATTGTTTTGCCAAAA AAAGAAGCCGAAACCCATCTTCCTGAGTTAGAGGCAAGGGACGGAATTTCAATTGCAATGGAAGACATCGGGACTTCTCGTGTATGGAACATGCGCTATAG GTACTGGCCCAACAACAAAAGCAGGATGTATCTCCTTGAAAACACAG GAGATTTTGTGAGGGCAAATGGACTCCAAGAAGGGGACTTCATAGTCATCTATTCAGACGTCAAGTGTAACAAATAT ATGATAAGAGGAGTGAAGGTACGGCAAGCGGGGACTAAATCAGAGACCAAAAGGCCAGGAAAGTCGCAGAGGAACCAACATGCAAGCACTCCATCTGGCAACAATGGCTCGTCATCTAAGAAACAGTAA